The following is a genomic window from Ethanoligenens harbinense YUAN-3.
CGTCGCCTCTTTTGACGGTCAAACCGCAGCTTATCGCTATCCGTCCAACGACACGATCTACAGCAAAATGCAAAACGCCGTTTCCATGGAATGCATGGTGAATTTTCCCGATCTCTCCTCAAACAACGAGCATGATATTTTCTCCAATCAGCAAAGCGGCGGCATGGGCTTCGGCGCCCAGGGAAACAAATTGGTATGGTTTATCAATATCAATGGCAGTTATCAGGAACTGACATCCACAATTTACGCAAAAACCTGGTACCATGCCGTGGGCACATATGACGGAACAACGGCAAAGCTATATGTGAACGGGCAGCTTGTGGATTCCGCGTCAGCGCCCGGCACGGTTCATTTCCCATCTGATTCTTCCGGCGCCCAGTCCTATTACCTTGGCTGTGACAGCGGTCCGGGCAATCAGATGCAGTATCCGTCTACCGGCTCGGTCGCGTTGGCAAGGCTTTACAGCACGGCGCTCTCGCAGGATCAGGTAACCTATACGTATGCGAACGCGCTCGCAGCGCAGAAAACAACCGGAAACTCCACTTATGTGGCCAAACAGGTCAAGACGGCCCCTGTCATTGACGGCAAGCTGGACGATGCCAGTTGGTCGGATTCTTTCATCACCTATACAGATCCAACAACCGGAAAGAGCATGCAGTTTAAGTATACCTGGGATCAAAACAATCTGTATGTCGCCGGCAAATATACGGATAGCACGCTTTTCTGTAATCCGGAAAAAATCTTTGCAGGTGATTCAAACGCCCCGTCGGGCGCGCTTTACAGTTGGGATTATGACGATGTCGGCCTATATATTTCGCCTACGGATTCGCAGGGCGATTATAGCGGAAACGACGTGCAGTTCATCTTTACCTATCAAAGTGACGGAAAGCCGGCGCTCCGTGTAGGCGGCGGCGCCAGCAACCAACAAACCAATTATGCTGATGGGGTATACAACGCCGTCCACACCGGATGTTCCGATACATCCACCGGGTGGAACCTTGAGGCGGCTATCCCCTTTTCGGTTCTGGGTATTACAGACCCGACGACTGCCACATTTGCAATTGGTATGGCACAAAACGATGTGGACCCCAATGCAAAGTCTAGCGTTGTGGTTTCTGACGGCAAAGCCGCATGGAACAGTTTTGCCGGGGCCAACACGCTCACGTTCAGCACAGATTATGACAGCGGCTCGTCCGGCAGCGGCTCGTCCAGCAGCGGCTCGTCCAGCAGCGGTTCGTCCAGCAGCAGCTCGTCCAGTGGCGGCTCGTCCAGCGGCGGTTCGTCCAGCAGCAGCTCGTCCAGCGGCGGCTCGTCCGACAGCGGCTCGTCCAGCAGCGGCTCGTCCAGCGGCAGCTCGTCCGGCGGCGGTTCGTCCAGCAGCGGCTCGTCCGGCAGCGGTTCGTCCAGCAGCAGCTCGTCCAGTGGCGGCTCGTCCAGCGGCGGCTCGTCCGGCAGCGGCTCGTCCGGCGGCGGCTCGTCCGGCAGCGGCTCGTCCGGCAGCACCGTTACCATGACCGATTCCTCCACGGGAATACAAATCGTCTCGCAAAACGGTATCCTGCCCGCCGGCGCCGTTCTGCGTATCGAACCTGTAACATCCGGCACATCTTATCATACGGCCCAAACCGCGCTTGCCAATATTGGTACAGACTTTAAACTGTATCAGATCGACATACTCGCCAATGGAACGACGTTCGAACCAAATGGTACAATCGTCATCCACATGCCGATTCCGGACGGATACAATGCCAGCCGTCTGGCCATTTACCGAGTCAACGACGATGGAACCATTGTAAAAATGGATGGGAGCGTCGTAGGCAACCAATTTGTATTCACAACCGATCATCTCAGCACTTACGCGCTGGTAGAAACAAAAACGCAAGTTCCATCTTCTTCGCTTTCCAACTCCTCTTTGTCGGCTGTTTCCTCCAGCGGCAGCGTGAGTTCGACCGCCTCCAATCCCGATACCGGAACAAATCAATTACCATTTATGCTTTTGCCTGCTGCCGCGCTCATGGGCGCAGCGGCCCTGTTGATTATCAAAAGAAAATTTCGCTGAATAACAAGAGATTAATTTCCGCGAAAAGCGCAGTCTGCGCTTTCACCATTTCAATTCGCCATCCGTTGACTGTTGATTGCATGGCAGTATATGTATGCTAAAAGGCTTGCCGTCACACGGCAACTTATTGCCTCTGCGTTCTTCCCTGCTTTCCGTTCCTACTATCCGTTGTCTTTCCGTACCTATCTAAAAATATTGTATTTCCAACTATGATATTTTGAACCTTGTCACAACTCTGTTCGCCTCCGCGAATCAATCTCCCAACCCGGATGTTGGGGTAAACAGTCTTACGGCGCCCTTAGGGAATCGTAAGGCTGTTTCTATATGTTTTCAAAGTTGCTATTGACAATATATAGAATTTGCTGTATGATATGGATTAGTGCCTGAATGCATGTTCGGACACTAATTTTTTTAAAGAGGTATTTTTTTTGATTCATCAAGACAAGACTTTAGTGTGCAAAGATTGCGGCGAAGAATTTGTGTTTACCGCAAGTGAACAAGATTTTTTTGAGGAAAAAGGGTTTACAAACGAACCACAGCGCTGCAAGGCCTGTCGAAACGCCCGTAAAAACAATGGGAAGCCCCAAAGAGAGATGTTCGATGCTGTGTGTGCATCTTGCGGGAAAGCTTGCAAGGTTCCGTTTCAGCCTCGTGACGATCGCCCAGTGTATTGCAGCGATTGTTTTTCTCGAAACAGATAATATTCGTTTTTAAAAACACGCCTTTCGGAGGCGTGTTTTTATGTATATCTGTTTGGGAAATGAATTTCATGGTAACTTTGCTGACATTTCTGCGGCGAACGTTATCATTACGCTTTGTGCAGACACTTAATTGGGAATGTAACACTGGTTTGGAGGCCTGAACGCATGACGGATAAACGGGTGGGAAGACACTGTAGTTTTTTAAATCTATATGTTGGAATCCACGTGAAATATGAAAAGAATGGGACATTTGTTCGCTCCTGTGAAGAATCCGGATGTTCAAATTCCAAGTGCAATTTGAGCAGAAGCTTTATGGGAAGCAGAACACTTGGGCAGGACGCCTTGGACTATCCCAAAAAATAATCTTCATCCCGTGTTGCAAAGAAATAGCCGCGTCGACACAATGTATAGCTATGCGATAACTTCACCAATCAATTTCTCAACCTAATTGTCGGGAGAAAAAACAGCCTTACGGCTTCCTTTGGGGAATCGTAAGGCTGTTTGCTTTGCAAGAGGGCACGCCGCCCCGAATTGCTTTCGGATGTCTTTACCGCTTCCGCGGCTGAAAAGGCACCTTGCAGGATCTTCCGCAGGATGCACACACCGCATCAAACATTTCCCGCTGGGGCCGACCGCTGTCCTTCCGGGCACTGCGGCAGGATTTGCACCGCTGCGGCTCGTTCATAAATCCCTTTTCCTCGAAGAAATCCTGCTCACTTGCAGGGAACGCAGATTCCTCGCCGCAGTCTTTACAAGCCAAGGTCTTGTCCTGATGGATCAAAGGCAGATACCTCATTTAATAAGATTTGAGTCTGAACGGTTCATGCGTTTGCCTGAAGTTTTCCTTCAAAATGGTATTCTCTCGATAGCTCCTCAAAAAGCGCTTTTACCGAAACGATTTCCTTCACTTTCCAACCATTGGCCCCGATAAAGGCAAATCCGTTTTCAAAATTACCCTTGCGGGCATTGATAAGCGCCTTAAAAATGCAATAAGGGCTGTTTTGCTGTTTGCAGGTCACAATGCAATGAAACGGGCAGTCAGACGGATGTTTCTCCCCCAAGACCACTTTTTTTAAAAACGTGTTTTTAATGGCACGACCGGGCATGCCCACAGGACTTTGGATAATACCGATGTCTTCTTTTCTGCAGTTTACATAGGCCTCTTTAAACGCAGGATCGACGTCACATTCTTCCGTTGCAACAAATCGTGTAGCCATCTGTACGCCGGATGCACCCAAATCAAAGAAACGTTTGATATCTGCGCCGCTGAAGATTCCTCCCGCCGCGATCACGGGGATATTCCTTTTTGTCCGCATCTGAATTGGGTGCAGTACATGAAGGACCTCAGAAACCAGATTTTCCAATCGGTAAGACGGGTCATCGATCTGCTCGGTATGGAACCCCAGATGCCCCCCCGCCAGAGGCCCTTCGACCACAAAAGCATCCGGCGTATAGGAGTATCGTTCAGTCCATCGACGTGTTACAATACTGGCCGCCCGCGCGGAGGAAACGATCGGCACCAATTTTGTGTGACATCCTTTCGGCACATAGGAAGGCAGATTGAGCGGAAGACCCGCACCGGAAAAAATAATGTCAATCCCTTCCTCAATGGCCGCCTTGACCGTTTGACCATAATCACTAAGCGCAACCATGATGTTGATGCCTAAAACCCCGCTCGTTTTACTGCGCGCAAGGCGAATCTCTTTTTTTACCGCGGCGGCATTATCTTCCGGGCTGAAGCCCGTCCCATGCACCATACCCAACCCGGCTGCGGAGAGAACACCTACCCCTCCTTCGTTTGCCACGGCAGAGGCCAGGCCGGCAAGCGACACGCCTACCCCCATGCCGCCCTGGACAAGAGGGGTTCTGATTGTAAGGTCGCCGATCATCATGGGACTTTGATCGAAATACGGAGCCATATGTTTCCTCGCTTTCATTGCTATTCTCATATAAAAAGAAAGCCGCCAACCCGTACATTGCTTATACTGCATTTATCATACAGCCCTGTCAGTCCTGTTGTCACCCTACCAGGTTCAAATGTGCGTCTACCTCTGGATTTGAGGGAGTAGAGAAGCGCGTCGGTCACTCTACCAGCAGTAGAGTCGCAGCGCTGAAGCGGGTTCCCGTCCATACCCACCGTGTAAAACGCCCGATTGGATCAGCAACGCAAAGCATCCATATAATTCATTATTTATCTATATGTGGAATGAAAGGCGCAAATCAACTGATCCCGGGAGCATCTTGCCGCGCCTGGAATATCCTTCCTACCTGTGCCGTATTTTTAAATTCTGCCACAGCAACAGCATGGCCTGCCCGGGGATACCTAAAATAAACAGCAACCATAAATTTCTGGAGAGAAACGACATGTAGAGCGACAGTAACAGGCTCCACATCAAAACCGACAGAATCACACAATTCGTTACCCATCGGCGGTGGCCCCAAACAGAGTTTAAAACCAGCACGACAAGCGACGCGACCGGCACGGCATAAACGTAAAGAAGCCACGAATGCTGAAACGGCGTCTTAAAAATATTGTACCCTACAAACAGAAGAGTGGCGACCATGAACACAAAGCAAACAGAAAGCAAGATGATAATCAGCCGATTACGCCGTTTCTGCTTGGATGAGCCTGCCGCCTTCCGCGGATGTTCGGATTCGAGAAGATAATCAACCGTGACGCCAAACAGGACGGCCAGTTCTTTCAGAACCGATATGTCCGGAACGGATTCCGCGCGTTCCCATTTGGATACCGCTTTGTCGGTATAATGCAGTTTACCAGCCAACTCTGCCTGTGTAAGATTTGTCAGCTTTCGCAGTTCGACGATGTTTTTCGCAATTACAGGTTTCAAGTCTTCCATAGGATGTGATTCCTCGTGTTATAAAATAGGCCCAGCGCCTGTAATGTTCGCTTTTTCTGGCATTTCTCTTCCAATCTCCCCCATTAATTATACCATGTCAATATGTTTTTTTCTACTTTAGTGTGTCTGTTCTTAAGAGAAAATATATATGATAAGCCGAGAATCCGTAAAGAGTCTTGTTTGATTCCATATCCCCTGCACCATCCGGTGACCAACCCTGCCAAAACCAAGGCAGGGCCATTTTCTGTGCTTCGCGGCGCCGACGCCACGCGGTTTGCCCCTTCGTCCCCAAACAAGCTAATCGCAGACGTATTCGTATTTGAAAACCTCTATGTCTACGGAAAGGAGCCCAAACATGCACATTATCAGCATTTCCATTATTTCAAATCACAATCCCGCACAACAAAAATCCCCTGCAAGCAGCCGTTTTCGCCACCTGCAGAGGATTCTTGATTAACAGATGATTTTACTTACACTTTGCAAATTTTCTCTTTGCAAGAAAGATAGCGGCACCAACAAAAGGTAAGGCTACCAGCAATACAAACGGATAATTCGCGGAGGGATTACCGCCCGTATAAGGATTCTGCACCGCTGTGGAATTGCTACCGGAAGAGCTCACGCTGGAGGAGTTGCCATTGGAAGAGTTTCCACCGGAAGAGCTGACGCCGGAAGAGTTGGCGCCGGAGGAGTTGCCATTGGAAGAGTTTCCACCGGAAGAGCTGACGCCGGAAGAGTTGCCGCTGGAAGAGTTGCCGCTGGAAGAGGAATTGACCATCGCAGCATAAGCCGCTTCCGCATTGGTCAGCGTGCTGTAATTGCTCACAGAAGCTTTCTGCGTATCCGTCAGTGCGTCATAAGCAGCCCGTGCCGCGTCAATGGTTGCTTTGCAATCTGCCGTATTCTGCACGGTGCCGATGCTGTCGATCAGGCGTTCCACCGCGTCCACCGCGTCTTCCACTGAAACAGAGAACGGCACATTGGCTGAACCTGCCGAAGTGGTGTTGAAACCGTCGCTGGCGGTCACAAAGTATTGCAGGCTGCCGCCAGCGGTCAGAAATGCATCGGGAATCGTGGCGCTCCAAGTGTTTCCGTCGACTGTCATATCCAGCGGCAGAAAATTTAAAGCGCTGTTTGTGCGATAGTACAGCACAACGGATTGCACATTTATATTGTCCGTCACCGTTGCAGAAATATAAGCGTCCGCACCGTAATGCACGCTGTCTACCGCCTGTGATTTCAACAGTTTTGTGGAAACCGCCACCTGTTCAGAAGCGGTGTCCAATGAGGTAAGTGCCGTGTTGGAAATGACCGGGGCAGTGGTATCCCCGTTATACTGTTCCGGGTCCACCACACCGGGGTCGCGCGGGGCGTTCTGCTGATAGACATCCATCACACTGCCGTTTGAAGGCACGCGCAGTTTTACAGCGCCGCTGGAAATATCTGCGGATTTGTAATAGTAAGTGGAAACGTCATTGCCGTTTTTGTCTTTTAGCAGCACGCCGTCGGCCGTGTTGCCGAATCCGTTCTGGCCCTGCATGACATAGACGGGCACGCTGTCGGGCACTTGCAGGGCTTTGCGGATGTCGTCAAGAGAGGAGTTGTCATAAGCAGTGGAGTAACCTTTGGCACGTTTATCCCATAAGACGGCGGCGGAATGTGCCGGAATGCTCACGCCGGCTGTCGTGGTGCCGTCGGTCGTTACGGTCAGTTTTTTCAGAGAAGTAGAGGTGGATGCGGAAGCCGTAGCGCTGCTGTCGTAATACAGATTGTATGCGCTGTTTAAGTCCACCGCTTTATCCGAACTGTTGTAAAGCTCTACGTATTCCAAAAGTTGGTTGCCTCCGCCGTCGGGATACAACCCAGAATGTGTCACATCGTTGGGATTGATGGCGCTGATAAAGACGGGCATCGTGGAGGAGCCGCTTCCGGTCTGCGCCGTGGGAGTGATTTCCGTGCCGTTGGCCCAAGATGAAACCGTCTGATATTGTTCGGCCACCTGCGC
Proteins encoded in this region:
- a CDS encoding NAD(P)H-dependent flavin oxidoreductase, which encodes MAPYFDQSPMMIGDLTIRTPLVQGGMGVGVSLAGLASAVANEGGVGVLSAAGLGMVHGTGFSPEDNAAAVKKEIRLARSKTSGVLGINIMVALSDYGQTVKAAIEEGIDIIFSGAGLPLNLPSYVPKGCHTKLVPIVSSARAASIVTRRWTERYSYTPDAFVVEGPLAGGHLGFHTEQIDDPSYRLENLVSEVLHVLHPIQMRTKRNIPVIAAGGIFSGADIKRFFDLGASGVQMATRFVATEECDVDPAFKEAYVNCRKEDIGIIQSPVGMPGRAIKNTFLKKVVLGEKHPSDCPFHCIVTCKQQNSPYCIFKALINARKGNFENGFAFIGANGWKVKEIVSVKALFEELSREYHFEGKLQANA
- a CDS encoding zinc-ribbon domain containing protein; the encoded protein is MHQDKTLACKDCGEESAFPASEQDFFEEKGFMNEPQRCKSCRSARKDSGRPQREMFDAVCASCGRSCKVPFQPRKR
- a CDS encoding zinc-ribbon domain containing protein; protein product: MHQDKTLVCKDCGEEFVFTASEQDFFEEKGFTNEPQRCKACRNARKNNGKPQREMFDAVCASCGKACKVPFQPRDDRPVYCSDCFSRNR
- a CDS encoding helix-turn-helix domain-containing protein — encoded protein: MEDLKPVIAKNIVELRKLTNLTQAELAGKLHYTDKAVSKWERAESVPDISVLKELAVLFGVTVDYLLESEHPRKAAGSSKQKRRNRLIIILLSVCFVFMVATLLFVGYNIFKTPFQHSWLLYVYAVPVASLVVLVLNSVWGHRRWVTNCVILSVLMWSLLLSLYMSFLSRNLWLLFILGIPGQAMLLLWQNLKIRHR